In Pyrus communis chromosome 1, drPyrComm1.1, whole genome shotgun sequence, the following are encoded in one genomic region:
- the LOC137736049 gene encoding protein PHOX1: MGKPIGKKKDHEVQKPGNAGSKHSKSSDRNSKAFDEDTAIFINMSYELKEEGNKLYQKHDHEGAMLKYEKALKLLPQNHFEVAHLHSSMAACYIQMGIGEYPRAINECNLALEVSPKYSKALLKRAYCYEALNRLDLALRDVNAVLSMEPNNLSALEILASVKRVMNEKGIVYDEKEIGIANVQKPAAARFRKVVKEKLKKKGKKVEQKMEDKVVVEEKVSADKDKEVVTKAVEEDKVVTKHVEEEKLVTKHVEEEKVVARPVKLVFGEDIRWAQLPANCSMGLAREIVRDRFPGLKGVLVKYRDQEGDLVTITTTDELRIAESSCDMQGSLRLFISEVSPDQEPIYEGLSDGEVSMEDKKPSNVVENGDTENDRVVEKRSTSVEDWVIQFARLFKNHVGFDSDSYLDLHELGVKLYSEAMEDTVTLEDAQELFDIAADKFQEMAALALFNWGNVHMSRARKRVSFPENASRETITELIKAGYDWAKKEYKKAEGRYEEAVKIKPDFYEGYLALGQQQFDQAKLCWYYAIGSKNELETGPSSEVLQLYNKAEDSMDRGMLMWEEMEERRLNGLSKEEKYNTQLQKLGLDGLIQEVSADEAAEHAANMKSQTYLLWGTLLYERSVVEYKLGLPTWEECLEVSVEKFELCGASPTDIAVMIKNHCSNETALEGLGFKIDEIIQAWNEMYDAKRWQFGVPSFRLEPLLRRQVPKLHSILEHA; encoded by the exons ATGGGAAAGCCAATTGGGAAGAAGAAAGATCATGAGGTTCAAAAGCCAGGGAATGCTGGCAGTAAGCACAGCAAGTCCTCGGATCGAAACTCAAAAGCCTTTGATGAAGACACTGCAATCTTCATCAACATGTCCTATGAACTCAAAGAAGAAGGTAACAAGCTCTATCAGAAGCACGATCACGAAGGTGCGATGTTGAAGTATGAAAAAGCCCTCAAACTCCTTCCACAGAATCATTTTGAAGTTGCTCATCTGCATAGCAGTATGGCAGCATGTTATATACAAATGGGTATTGGGGAATATCCTCGAGCTATCAACGAATGTAATTTAGCGTTAGAGGTATCGCCGAAGTACAGTAAAGCACTGTTAAAAAGAGCATATTGTTATGAGGCTTTGAATAGGTTGGATTTGGCATTGAGAGATGTTAATGCTGTGCTGAGTATGGAACCGAATAATCTAAGTGCGTTGGAGATTTTGGCGAGTGTGAAGAGGGTGATGAATGAAAAGGGTATTGTTTATGATGAGAAAGAGATTGGTATTGCTAATGTACAGAAGCCTGCTGCTGCTCGTTTTCGTAAGGTGGTGAAAGAGAAGTTGAAGAAGAAGGGTAAGAAAGTTGAGCAGAAGATGGAGGATAAGGTCGTTGTGGAAGAGAAGGTGAGTGCTGATAAGGATAAAGAAGTGGTTACAAAGGCTGTTGAGGAAGATAAAGTGGTTACGAAGCACGTTGAGGAAGAGAAACTGGTTACAAAACATGTGGAGGAAGAAAAAGTAGTTGCAAGGCCAGTGAAGCTGGTGTTTGGAGAGGATATAAGGTGGGCACAACTGCCAGCGAATTGTAGCATGGGGTTGGCAAGGGAGATTGTTAGGGATCGATTTCCTGGCTTGAAGGGTGTTCTTGTTAAGTATAGAGATCAAGAGGGTGATTTGGTTACAATCACTACCACCGATGAGTTGAGGATAGCTGAATCTTCCTGTGATATGCAGGGCTCACTTAGATTATTCATATCAGAAGTCAGTCCTGATCAAGAACCAATTTACGAGGGATTGAGTGATGGGGAGGTGAGTATGGAAGACAAAAAACCAAGTAATGTTGTAGAGAATGGGGATACTGAAAACGATAGGGTAGTGGAAAAAAGGTCTACTTCTGTTGAGGATTGGGTTATCCAGTTTGCACGATTGTTCAAGAACCATGTTGGGTTCGATTCTGATTCGTATTTGGATCTTCATGAGCTTGGTGTGAAGCTATACTCAGAGGCAATGGAGGACACTGTAACACTTGAGGATGCTCAAGAACTTTTTGACATTGCTGCAGATAAGTTCCAAGAAATGGCGGCTTTGGCATTGTTTAATTGGGGAAATGTCCACATGTCTAGGGCAAGGAAACGAGTTTCCTTTCCTGAAAATGCTTCAAGGGAAACCATTACTGAACTGATCAAGGCTGGCTATGACTGGGCAAAGAAAGAGTATAAGAAGGCAGAGGGTAGGTACGAAGAGGCTGTGAAAATAAAACCCGACTTTTATGAAGGTTATCTTGCTCTGGGGCAACAACAGTTTGACCAAGCAAAGCTTTGTTGGTACTATGCTATTGGAAGCAAGAATGAGCTAGAAACAGGGCCTTCTTCGGAGGTGCTTCAGCTTTATAACAAGGCTGAGGACAGCATGGACAGGGGCATGCTGATGTGGGAGGAGATGGAAGAGCGGCGTCTAAATGGACTgtccaaagaagaaaaatataacaCCCAATTGCAGAAATTGGGTTTGGATGGCCTAATTCAAGAGGTATCTGCTGATGAAGCTGCAGAGCATGCTGCAAATATGAAGTCACAGACATACCTCTTGTGGGGAACCTTGCTGTACGAGCGTTCCGTTGTGGAATATAAGTTAGGGCTACCTACTTGGGAGGAATGTTTAGAAGTTTCTGTTGAAAAGTTTGAACTTTGTGGAGCTTCTCCAACAGATATTGCCGTGATGATAAAGAACCACTGTTCCAATGAAACTGCATTGGAAG GTTTAGGGTTCAAAATTGATGAGATAATACAGGCATGGAATGAAATGTATGATGCTAAAAGGTGGCAATTTGGTGTTCCCTCTTTCCGGCTTGAGCCATTGTTGCGTCGGCAAGTTCCAAAACTTCATTCTATCTTGGAGCATGcttga
- the LOC137739110 gene encoding uncharacterized protein, whose protein sequence is MEKVRRASHAGSWYTDNPKKLSEEIEGWLRASGLNKSPDVRGVIAPHAGYSYSGRAAAYAFGNIDPTNIKRVFLLGPSHHHYTPKCALSTATVYKTPIGDLPIDLEVIEELKASGKFDLMDIRVDEAEHSMEMHLPYLAKVFEGHQVKVVPILVGALKAESEAMYGQFLAKYVDDPQNFFSVSSDFCHWGSRFNYMHYDKKHGAIHKSIEALDRMGMEIIETGNPDAFKQYLSEFDNTICGRHPISVFLHMLRNCSTKIKINFLRYEQSSQCKTTRDSSVSYASAAAKVDA, encoded by the exons ATGGAGAAAGTCCGAAGAGCATCGCACGCCGGTTCTTGGTACACCGACAAtc CTAAGAAGTTATCAGAAGAGATTGAAGGATGGCTGAGAGCATCTGGGCTCAATAAATCTCCTGATGTTCGAGGTGTCATTGCTCC GCATGCAGGGTATTCTTATTCGGGTCGAGCCGCTGCCTATGCATTTGGCAACATTGACCCAACAAACAT TAAGCGGGTGTTCCTGCTCGGTCCATCTCACCACCATTACACTCCAAAGTGTGCTCTTTCTACGGCCACGGTttacaagacccccattgggGACCTACCTATTGATTTGGAAG TGATTGAGGAGCTTAAAGCTTCTGGAAAATTTGATCTGATGGATATTCGCGTTGATGAGGCTGAACATAGCATGGAAATGCACTTGCCTTATCTTGCTAAAGTGTTTGAGGG GCATCAAGTTAAAGTTGTACCCATATTGGTTGGTGCTCTTAAAGCTGAAAGTGAAGCCATGTATGGACAGTTCCTTGCGAAATATGTGGATGATCCACAAAACTTCTTCTCCGTGTCATCAGATTTTTGTCATTGGGGGTCTCG GTTCAATTACATGCACTATGACAAGAAACACGGGGCCATACACAAATCCATTGAGGCTTTGGACAGGATGGGAATGGAAATAATAGAAACTGGAAATCCAGATGCGTTCAAACAGTATCTTTCGGAGTTTGATAACACCATTTGCGGGCGCCACCCAATTAGTGTTTTTCTACAT ATGCTGAGGAATTGCTCAACAAAGATAAAGATCAATTTTCTCCGATACGAGCAGTCAAGTCAGTGCAAAACTACGAGGGACAGCAGCGTAAGTTATGCATCTGCGGCAGCAAAGGTAGATGCTTAA